Proteins encoded in a region of the Caldisericia bacterium genome:
- a CDS encoding elongation factor Tu, protein MAKEKFERTKPHVNVGTIGHI, encoded by the coding sequence ATGGCAAAAGAGAAATTTGAAAGAACTAAACCTCATGTGAATGTAGGAACCATTGGTCACATTGA
- a CDS encoding DUF2007 domain-containing protein, translating to MNLIKLTTVNDLFSAELIKEFLEKEGIPVVIKRTKWFDNPYFGSTGPRDLYVEEKDLELAKDLLKESNFELDL from the coding sequence ATGAATTTAATTAAATTAACCACAGTAAATGATCTTTTTTCTGCAGAATTAATAAAGGAATTTTTAGAAAAAGAAGGAATACCAGTTGTTATTAAAAGAACAAAGTGGTTTGATAACCCATATTTTGGAAGTACAGGTCCAAGAGATTTATATGTTGAAGAGAAAGATTTAGAACTAGCAAAAGATTTATTAAAGGAAAGTAATTTTGAATTAGATTTATAA
- the trpS gene encoding tryptophan--tRNA ligase, translating into MKRVASGMRPTGKLHLGNYFGALKNWIELQDKYDCFYFIVDYHALTTGYEKSKEIKENIYEMALDWFSMGLDPNKATVYIQSSVIEIPILHLIFSMIVPMPWLERNPTVKDMIRDLDLKENVGYGLVGYPVLQAADILIVKGELVPVGKDQLPHLEFSRELARRFNFLYGEYFPEPQALLTETPLILGIDGKKMSKSLNNQINLSDSEDIMIEKVMQMITDPKKIRKSDPGHPDICSVFSYYGNFYKEKIDIVREECEKGLRGCVECKKEIAKRIYKYLEPYRERKSLLEKDKDTIWDILREGGKRVKKIAEDTINGVKNLMGLDYL; encoded by the coding sequence ATGAAAAGAGTTGCTTCTGGAATGAGACCAACAGGAAAACTTCATCTCGGAAATTATTTTGGAGCTCTTAAAAATTGGATTGAACTTCAAGATAAATATGATTGTTTTTATTTTATTGTTGATTACCATGCATTAACAACAGGTTATGAAAAATCAAAAGAAATTAAAGAAAATATATATGAAATGGCTTTAGATTGGTTTTCCATGGGTCTTGATCCAAATAAAGCAACTGTTTATATTCAATCTTCAGTCATTGAAATTCCTATACTTCATTTAATTTTTTCAATGATTGTACCAATGCCTTGGCTTGAAAGAAATCCAACAGTTAAAGATATGATCAGAGATCTTGATTTAAAAGAGAATGTTGGATATGGATTAGTTGGTTATCCAGTTTTACAGGCTGCTGATATTTTAATTGTTAAAGGAGAATTGGTTCCTGTTGGAAAAGATCAATTACCTCATCTTGAATTTAGTAGAGAATTGGCAAGAAGATTTAATTTTTTGTATGGAGAATATTTTCCAGAACCACAAGCGCTTCTTACTGAAACACCTTTAATTTTAGGAATTGATGGAAAAAAGATGAGCAAATCTCTTAATAATCAAATAAATTTATCCGATAGTGAAGATATAATGATAGAAAAGGTTATGCAAATGATAACAGATCCCAAAAAAATAAGAAAAAGTGATCCAGGACATCCAGACATTTGTTCTGTGTTTTCTTATTATGGTAATTTTTATAAAGAGAAAATAGATATAGTAAGAGAGGAATGCGAAAAAGGGCTTAGAGGTTGTGTTGAATGTAAAAAAGAAATCGCAAAAAGAATTTATAAATATTTAGAACCATATAGAGAAAGAAAAAGTTTACTAGAGAAGGATAAAGATACAATATGGGATATTTTAAGAGAAGGTGGAAAAAGAGTTAAAAAAATAGCTGAAGATACTATTAATGGAGTAAAAAATTTAATGGGTCTTGATTATTTATGA
- the lysS gene encoding lysine--tRNA ligase, protein MEERDIRLQKLKELKEKGINPFEYKFERTHTAEDIKNNFDELQNKNVKVSGRVITERLHGKASFITIRDFTGSIQIYLNINNLGEESYTFFKKYIDPGDFIGVSGTVFKTHTGEITINATELKLLTKSLLPLPEKYHGIKDIEVRYRKRYLDLIANPQNIEIFVKRSSIIKKIRDFLNELGFIEVETPMLQPIPGGATAKPFITFHNALQENFYLRIAPELYLKRLIVGGFEKVYEINRNFRNEGISTIHNPEFTMLELYEAYSDYKDIMVLTENLISEVVLYVNGKYELNYNGYEINFEPPWKRISYKEIFEEKTKINIEKFKDINFGIDYLKKEGIELTKKPNFKNIVDEIFKEKVEKDLINPTIIYDFPIEMSPLAKKKRDDNGWVERFEVFVRGMEIANAFSELNDPIDQKERFLEEIREKEKGDEESHYFDSDYIEALEYGMPPTGGLGIGIDRLTMIITNKESIREVILFPQLKFKEE, encoded by the coding sequence ATGGAAGAAAGAGATATAAGATTACAAAAATTAAAGGAATTAAAAGAAAAGGGAATTAATCCTTTTGAATATAAATTTGAAAGGACACACACAGCAGAAGATATTAAAAATAATTTTGATGAGCTTCAAAATAAAAATGTTAAAGTTTCTGGAAGAGTAATAACAGAGAGATTACATGGAAAAGCAAGTTTTATAACTATAAGAGATTTTACTGGTTCAATTCAAATATATTTAAACATTAACAATTTAGGTGAAGAATCTTATACTTTTTTCAAAAAATATATTGACCCAGGCGACTTTATAGGAGTTTCTGGTACTGTTTTTAAAACTCATACAGGAGAAATAACAATTAATGCAACTGAATTAAAACTTCTAACAAAATCGTTGCTACCTCTTCCTGAAAAATATCACGGAATTAAAGACATAGAGGTTAGATATAGAAAAAGGTATCTTGATTTAATTGCTAATCCACAAAATATTGAAATTTTTGTCAAAAGAAGTAGCATTATAAAAAAAATAAGAGATTTTTTAAATGAATTAGGTTTTATTGAAGTTGAAACACCAATGCTTCAACCTATACCTGGTGGTGCAACTGCAAAACCTTTTATAACTTTTCATAATGCACTTCAGGAAAATTTCTATTTAAGAATAGCACCAGAACTTTATTTAAAAAGATTAATCGTTGGAGGTTTTGAAAAAGTTTATGAAATTAATAGAAATTTTAGAAACGAAGGTATTTCAACTATTCATAACCCTGAATTTACCATGCTTGAATTGTATGAAGCATATTCAGATTACAAAGATATAATGGTTTTAACTGAAAATCTTATAAGCGAAGTTGTTTTATATGTTAATGGTAAATATGAACTAAATTATAATGGTTATGAAATAAATTTCGAACCGCCATGGAAAAGAATATCCTATAAAGAAATATTTGAAGAGAAGACAAAAATAAATATTGAAAAATTTAAAGATATAAATTTTGGAATTGATTATTTAAAAAAAGAAGGAATAGAACTAACAAAAAAACCAAATTTTAAAAATATAGTTGATGAAATTTTTAAAGAAAAAGTCGAAAAAGATTTAATAAATCCAACAATAATTTATGACTTTCCAATTGAAATGTCACCACTTGCAAAAAAGAAAAGAGATGATAATGGTTGGGTAGAGAGATTTGAAGTTTTTGTTAGAGGAATGGAGATTGCAAATGCTTTTTCTGAGTTAAATGATCCAATTGATCAAAAAGAGAGATTTTTAGAGGAAATTAGAGAGAAAGAAAAAGGTGATGAAGAGTCTCATTATTTTGATTCAGACTATATTGAAGCATTAGAATATGGTATGCCACCGACTGGGGGATTAGGAATTGGAATTGATAGATTAACAATGATAATTACAAATAAAGAATCAATAAGAGAGGTTATACTATTCCCTCAACTAAAATTTAAGGAGGAGTAA
- the greA gene encoding transcription elongation factor GreA translates to MTSKEKKEEIITPKGDKVYVTKEGLKRLEDELEYLRNVKRPQIAEKLENAVQAFGELTENAEYEETKREQALIEGRISELEELLSKAIIIDTDKISKVAVGIGSKVKILVKNLKDKSEETMEFMLVSSVEGEPDENKISIDSPIGEAIIGKRKGDVVKVKIPKGEVLIKIISIEK, encoded by the coding sequence ATGACTTCAAAAGAGAAAAAAGAAGAGATAATAACTCCAAAAGGAGATAAAGTATATGTGACAAAAGAAGGTTTAAAAAGACTTGAGGATGAACTTGAATATTTAAGAAATGTTAAAAGACCTCAGATCGCAGAAAAACTTGAAAATGCTGTTCAAGCATTTGGCGAATTAACTGAAAATGCTGAATATGAAGAAACAAAAAGAGAGCAAGCCCTAATTGAAGGAAGAATTTCTGAGTTAGAAGAACTCTTATCAAAAGCCATTATAATTGATACAGATAAAATTTCAAAAGTTGCTGTTGGTATAGGTAGTAAAGTAAAAATTCTTGTAAAAAATCTAAAAGATAAAAGTGAAGAAACGATGGAATTTATGCTTGTTAGTTCTGTAGAAGGAGAACCTGATGAAAATAAAATTTCAATTGATTCACCTATTGGGGAAGCAATTATAGGAAAAAGAAAAGGAGATGTTGTTAAGGTGAAAATTCCAAAAGGTGAAGTTTTGATAAAAATTATCTCAATAGAAAAGTAA
- a CDS encoding quinate 5-dehydrogenase, with protein MKRVVSISLGSSKRDKRVEVEILGEKFILERIGTDGSKEKMINLFKELDGKVDAFGLGGADLYISVGKKRTTLKSIEKLIKEVKITPVCDGQFLKDTLEKKAVLFMRDAGIINKNTKVMVISGVSRYGQVEGFLEVGCKILYGDLMFSLNLPFPIFNHSLFIFLASILVPIARNLPYEWLYPTGKSQEEISPKYEKYYKWADLIAGDFLYIKKHMPDDLKDKIIFTNTTTIEDRELLKRRGVKYLITTTPEFDGRTFGTNVMEALICAYTGKKPDEITESEYYELFDKLNIKPNIIEL; from the coding sequence ATGAAAAGAGTTGTAAGTATCAGTTTAGGTTCATCAAAAAGAGACAAAAGAGTAGAAGTTGAAATACTTGGTGAAAAATTTATTCTTGAAAGAATCGGAACAGATGGAAGTAAAGAGAAAATGATCAATTTATTTAAAGAGTTAGATGGAAAAGTAGATGCATTTGGTCTAGGAGGAGCAGATTTATATATAAGTGTTGGAAAAAAAAGAACAACTTTAAAATCCATTGAAAAATTGATTAAAGAAGTTAAAATAACACCTGTTTGTGATGGTCAATTTTTAAAGGATACACTTGAGAAAAAAGCTGTGTTGTTTATGAGAGATGCAGGAATAATAAATAAAAATACAAAGGTGATGGTTATTTCAGGCGTAAGTAGATATGGACAAGTTGAGGGTTTTCTTGAAGTAGGTTGTAAAATATTGTATGGAGATCTCATGTTTTCTTTGAATCTACCATTTCCGATATTCAATCACAGTTTATTTATTTTTCTTGCTAGTATTCTTGTTCCTATTGCAAGAAACTTACCATATGAATGGCTATATCCAACTGGTAAATCTCAAGAAGAAATTTCACCTAAGTATGAAAAATATTATAAATGGGCAGATTTAATAGCAGGTGATTTTTTATACATTAAAAAACATATGCCAGACGATTTAAAAGATAAAATAATTTTTACTAATACTACAACAATTGAAGATAGAGAATTATTAAAAAGAAGGGGTGTAAAATATTTAATTACAACAACACCAGAATTTGATGGAAGAACATTTGGCACAAATGTTATGGAAGCACTTATATGTGCTTATACTGGAAAAAAACCAGATGAAATAACTGAATCTGAATACTATGAATTATTTGATAAATTAAATATTAAACCTAATATAATAGAATTATGA
- a CDS encoding tRNA-dihydrouridine synthase family protein translates to MKIEFNRKLIILAPLSNFSDTGMRVLSKRFGADITFTGMISAYEIVNKSGIPFKILDEERPIAVQIFGNDPFILEKAVKILGTFPDIIDLNFGCPSNSILISGNGGFLLQDLNKLKDLIKSVIYNSKVPVSIKIRSGFNKKNMNYLEIGKICESLGVFFLTIHPRTVEMKYTGNADINITKELKMNLKIPIIHSGDILNIKDLENVFVKTNCDGVMIGRGAIGNPWIFLDFKNYLFYGKLPRKVSLEEKIKIIIEHIEILKNLYTENYAIKQMKIHIPKYLKGYPGISRLNKLLNGVKSINELKVLLYNFRKL, encoded by the coding sequence ATGAAAATAGAGTTTAATAGAAAATTAATAATTTTAGCACCACTTTCAAACTTTTCAGATACTGGGATGAGAGTTTTATCAAAAAGATTTGGTGCTGATATAACATTTACTGGAATGATATCTGCTTATGAAATTGTTAATAAAAGTGGCATTCCATTTAAAATTTTAGATGAAGAAAGACCAATTGCAGTTCAAATTTTTGGTAATGACCCATTCATATTAGAAAAAGCAGTTAAAATTTTAGGAACATTTCCTGATATTATTGATCTTAATTTTGGTTGCCCATCAAATTCTATTTTAATTAGTGGAAATGGGGGTTTCCTTTTACAAGATTTAAATAAATTAAAAGATTTAATAAAAAGTGTAATATATAATTCAAAAGTTCCTGTTTCAATTAAAATAAGAAGTGGATTCAATAAAAAAAATATGAATTATTTAGAAATTGGTAAAATATGTGAAAGTTTAGGTGTTTTCTTTTTGACAATTCATCCGAGAACCGTGGAAATGAAATACACCGGTAATGCTGATATAAATATAACTAAAGAATTAAAAATGAATTTAAAAATTCCAATTATTCATAGCGGAGATATACTTAATATAAAAGATTTAGAAAATGTCTTTGTAAAAACAAACTGTGATGGAGTAATGATCGGAAGAGGAGCTATCGGTAATCCATGGATATTTTTAGATTTTAAAAATTATTTATTTTATGGAAAATTACCTAGAAAAGTTTCTTTAGAGGAAAAAATAAAAATAATTATTGAACATATTGAAATATTAAAAAATTTATATACAGAAAATTATGCAATAAAGCAAATGAAAATTCATATTCCAAAATACCTTAAAGGTTATCCAGGGATTTCAAGATTGAATAAATTATTAAATGGAGTAAAATCAATAAATGAGTTAAAAGTATTACTTTATAATTTTAGAAAATTATAA
- a CDS encoding type III pantothenate kinase, which produces MLLTIDIGNTNIVLGLFKEEQLLKTYRLSSRILRTSDEYAVEIASLFLLDNISIKDIEGIIISSVVPPLDPIIEKTCDKLFNRKPIFTNLTMKFPIKFEIENLNEIGMDRVVGSSMGYFITKSGTIVVDFGTATTFDVIRKDGTFIGGAIAPGILISLESLISRTAKLPKVELSIPPSPIGKNTVNAIKSGMLYGWSGIVERLISEVEAYLNEKMKLIITGGASHFILPLIKVEYIYERDLILKGLKLIYDLNK; this is translated from the coding sequence ATGCTTTTAACAATTGACATTGGTAACACAAACATTGTTTTAGGTTTATTTAAAGAGGAACAATTATTAAAAACTTATAGGTTATCTTCAAGAATTTTAAGAACCTCAGATGAATATGCAGTTGAGATAGCCTCCCTTTTTTTACTTGATAATATCTCTATAAAAGATATTGAGGGTATTATTATATCATCGGTAGTCCCGCCTCTTGATCCAATTATTGAAAAAACTTGTGATAAACTTTTTAATAGAAAACCAATTTTCACAAATCTTACTATGAAATTCCCAATTAAATTTGAAATAGAAAATTTAAACGAAATTGGAATGGATAGAGTTGTTGGTAGTTCAATGGGATATTTTATAACAAAAAGTGGAACAATTGTTGTTGATTTCGGAACTGCTACAACTTTCGATGTAATTAGAAAAGATGGCACATTTATAGGAGGTGCTATTGCTCCAGGAATTTTGATATCTTTAGAATCTTTAATTTCAAGAACAGCAAAACTTCCTAAAGTTGAATTAAGTATACCTCCTTCACCTATAGGAAAAAACACTGTAAATGCCATTAAATCAGGTATGCTCTATGGTTGGAGTGGTATAGTTGAAAGATTAATTTCAGAAGTTGAAGCATATTTAAATGAAAAAATGAAATTAATAATAACAGGAGGTGCGTCTCACTTTATATTACCTTTAATAAAAGTTGAATATATTTATGAGAGAGATTTAATATTAAAGGGCCTGAAATTAATCTATGATTTAAATAAATGA
- a CDS encoding S-layer homology domain-containing protein: MKKLIFLLILFSIFLYGIKFNEKIDSKYIDTINYLLDKGILKGFPDGTFKVNWAISQSEFITLIVRCNIKFEKRVSNKNIYENAKLFIMGLYRMFMKKDNKIKFYDFQNEWFHPFLIEYLKISDLNENEIEPFSYINIYDALYLLIKASIYKGEIQHINLPLDDKEKREVLISAVSHKFYPSGLPFNNKLSRGDAFILIENYLRRLENAFNN; this comes from the coding sequence ATGAAGAAATTAATATTTTTATTAATATTATTTTCAATTTTTCTATATGGAATAAAATTTAATGAAAAGATAGATTCAAAATATATTGATACAATTAATTATCTTTTAGACAAAGGCATATTAAAAGGTTTTCCTGACGGAACTTTTAAAGTTAATTGGGCAATATCACAAAGTGAATTTATTACTTTAATTGTTAGATGTAATATAAAATTTGAAAAAAGGGTTTCAAATAAAAATATTTATGAAAATGCAAAATTATTTATAATGGGATTATATAGAATGTTCATGAAAAAAGATAATAAAATTAAATTTTATGATTTTCAAAATGAATGGTTTCATCCTTTTTTGATTGAGTATTTAAAAATTTCTGATTTAAATGAAAATGAAATAGAACCGTTTTCATATATAAATATATATGATGCACTTTATCTATTAATAAAAGCATCAATTTATAAAGGAGAAATTCAACATATAAATTTACCTTTAGATGATAAAGAAAAAAGAGAAGTATTAATAAGTGCAGTTTCACATAAATTTTATCCAAGTGGATTACCATTTAATAATAAATTATCAAGAGGTGATGCATTTATTTTAATAGAAAATTATTTAAGGAGATTAGAAAATGCTTTTAACAATTGA
- a CDS encoding molybdopterin-dependent oxidoreductase: protein MNNRILISFLIVSLFIIFILNDYLISKSDIITLKSEEILNYKGEKLSPINTFRENSIKGPQYIDIKSYKLTITGLVFNEKSYRYEEILSKFQKYEKVTSIYCVEGWYAKVLWEGFLVRDLLNESKIKDNAKVLIFYAYDGYTTSLPLNYFYEKDILIAYKINGIILPPERGFPFQLVAEDKWGYKWIKWITKIEVSDNEEYKGYWEERGFSNSGDLDKSFIENPK from the coding sequence ATGAACAATAGAATATTAATATCATTCTTAATAGTTAGCTTATTTATAATTTTTATTTTAAATGATTATTTGATAAGTAAAAGTGATATTATAACATTGAAAAGTGAGGAGATTTTAAATTATAAAGGAGAAAAATTATCACCTATAAACACATTCAGAGAAAATTCTATTAAGGGACCTCAATATATTGATATCAAAAGTTATAAATTAACTATTACTGGATTAGTTTTTAATGAAAAAAGTTATAGATATGAAGAAATTTTAAGTAAATTTCAAAAATATGAAAAAGTCACATCTATTTATTGTGTTGAAGGATGGTACGCAAAAGTCTTATGGGAAGGGTTTTTAGTAAGAGATTTATTAAATGAATCAAAAATAAAAGATAACGCAAAAGTTTTAATCTTTTATGCATATGATGGATATACAACTTCTCTTCCTTTAAATTATTTTTATGAAAAAGATATATTAATAGCATATAAAATAAATGGTATCATTCTCCCTCCTGAAAGGGGATTTCCATTTCAGTTAGTAGCAGAAGATAAATGGGGGTATAAATGGATTAAGTGGATAACAAAAATAGAAGTAAGTGATAATGAAGAATATAAAGGATATTGGGAAGAAAGAGGTTTTTCTAATAGTGGTGACTTAGATAAATCTTTTATTGAAAATCCAAAATAG
- a CDS encoding DMT family transporter — protein MVSYFSLLGRIILIGFERVVIKELTDKKNNLAVTFIFFFFSIPFLFPFLFISEKPQNYLFLKNVLFSSIIYTNSFILYVKSISIEDVSLVAPLYNFNVFFLVILTSIFLNEKITILKILGLSLLVYGSSFLIRKENIFQSFNALYKNKGAKYMILSSLLIAIGRTVDGYSSKIGVSPIFYSFFLYLFITIILLFILLFSKNINDVKFLLKNKLFLSMFAGITNAYSYLFLLIAFKKIDISIAEPSTMLGSIITLILSKYLFKENIKYRFIGVLIMIIGAYLIFIKF, from the coding sequence ATGGTATCTTATTTTTCTCTATTAGGAAGAATTATTTTAATTGGATTTGAAAGAGTAGTAATAAAAGAGCTAACTGATAAAAAAAACAATCTAGCTGTAACATTTATCTTCTTCTTTTTTTCAATTCCTTTTCTCTTTCCATTTCTTTTTATAAGTGAAAAGCCACAAAATTACCTCTTTTTAAAAAATGTATTATTTTCAAGTATAATATACACAAATTCATTTATTCTTTATGTAAAATCTATTTCAATTGAGGATGTATCGCTTGTTGCACCACTATATAATTTTAATGTTTTCTTTCTTGTTATATTGACATCAATTTTTTTAAATGAAAAAATTACAATATTAAAAATTTTAGGTCTTTCCTTGCTTGTTTATGGTTCATCATTTTTAATTAGAAAAGAAAATATTTTTCAATCATTTAATGCACTATATAAAAATAAAGGCGCAAAATATATGATTTTATCTTCTTTGTTAATTGCTATAGGCAGAACAGTTGATGGTTACTCTTCAAAAATAGGAGTTTCACCAATTTTTTATTCATTCTTTTTATATCTTTTTATTACAATAATTCTTCTATTTATATTACTTTTTTCTAAAAACATAAATGATGTAAAATTTCTTTTAAAGAATAAATTGTTTTTATCTATGTTTGCTGGTATAACAAATGCATATTCTTATCTATTTCTTTTAATTGCATTTAAAAAAATAGATATAAGCATTGCTGAGCCTTCTACTATGTTAGGTTCTATTATAACTCTTATTCTTTCAAAATATCTATTTAAAGAAAATATAAAATATAGGTTTATAGGGGTATTAATAATGATAATAGGTGCATATCTTATTTTTATAAAATTCTAA
- the rimI gene encoding ribosomal protein S18-alanine N-acetyltransferase: protein MLNRDILFVVEIDRKSYSQPWGVNEFFREINYNRFGRYFVAEIDKKIVGYIGSWFLGDLIHITTVAVDPQYRRKGIAEKLMNFIIEMGKSENVKKVVLEVRISNVIAQKLYEKLGFKIEKIKKEYYPDNKEDAYYMVKEI from the coding sequence ATGCTTAATAGAGATATTTTATTTGTTGTTGAAATAGACAGAAAATCTTATTCTCAACCATGGGGAGTTAATGAATTTTTTAGAGAAATAAATTATAACAGATTTGGAAGATATTTTGTTGCTGAGATTGATAAGAAAATAGTAGGTTACATAGGTAGTTGGTTTTTAGGTGATTTAATACATATAACAACAGTAGCAGTTGATCCTCAGTATAGAAGAAAAGGTATTGCTGAAAAGTTAATGAATTTTATTATAGAAATGGGAAAAAGTGAAAATGTTAAAAAGGTAGTTCTTGAAGTCAGAATATCAAATGTAATTGCTCAAAAATTATATGAGAAACTTGGTTTTAAAATAGAAAAAATTAAAAAAGAGTATTACCCTGATAATAAAGAAGATGCATATTACATGGTTAAGGAGATTTAA
- the rpoD gene encoding RNA polymerase sigma factor RpoD, which translates to MSSKFKHDEISRLIEKAKERGNLSYNEIFETLSSIEDLSPEEIDEMYESLIDNGIIFGDEKEIELEEEKRREELERLKEGIDLTKEELGEPLDPVNSYLVEISKIPLLTKEEEYELAKKMKEGTPEERAEARKKLIESNLRLVVSIAKKYIGQGLLFLDLIQEGNLGLIKAAEKFDYKKGWRFSTYATWWIRQAITRALADQSRTIRVPVHMVENINRLKKITRQLMQKLGREPTDEEIAKEMGISVKKVQDFKRVAQVPISLETPVGDDEDTTLADFVEDKSILSPEEETIKNCSNEELLELLKFLPEREREIVKLRFGLGGEVPHTLEEVGAKFNVTRERIRQIESKAIRRLRQLMKKERKV; encoded by the coding sequence TTGAGTAGTAAATTTAAACATGATGAAATATCAAGATTGATAGAGAAAGCAAAAGAAAGAGGAAATCTTTCTTATAATGAAATTTTTGAGACATTATCTTCAATTGAAGATCTATCACCAGAAGAAATAGATGAGATGTATGAATCGCTTATTGATAATGGAATTATTTTTGGAGACGAAAAAGAGATTGAACTAGAGGAAGAGAAAAGAAGAGAAGAATTAGAAAGATTAAAAGAAGGGATCGATCTAACTAAAGAAGAGTTAGGAGAACCTCTTGATCCAGTTAATTCATATCTTGTTGAAATAAGTAAAATTCCTTTGCTTACAAAAGAAGAAGAGTATGAACTTGCAAAAAAAATGAAAGAAGGCACTCCTGAGGAAAGAGCGGAAGCTAGAAAAAAATTAATTGAAAGCAATTTAAGACTTGTTGTTAGCATTGCAAAAAAATATATAGGACAGGGATTACTTTTCTTAGATTTAATTCAAGAAGGAAACTTAGGTTTAATTAAAGCAGCAGAAAAATTTGATTATAAAAAGGGTTGGAGATTCTCAACATACGCTACATGGTGGATAAGACAAGCAATTACAAGAGCACTTGCTGATCAGTCAAGAACAATAAGAGTTCCTGTTCATATGGTTGAAAATATAAATAGACTAAAAAAAATAACAAGGCAACTAATGCAGAAATTAGGAAGAGAACCAACTGACGAAGAGATAGCAAAGGAGATGGGAATTTCAGTTAAAAAAGTTCAAGATTTCAAAAGAGTTGCTCAGGTACCTATATCTCTTGAAACTCCAGTAGGAGATGATGAGGATACAACACTTGCTGATTTTGTAGAGGATAAATCGATACTTTCACCTGAAGAGGAAACAATTAAAAATTGTTCAAACGAAGAACTTCTTGAACTTTTAAAATTTTTACCTGAAAGAGAAAGAGAAATTGTAAAACTTCGTTTTGGTTTGGGGGGAGAAGTTCCACATACATTAGAGGAAGTCGGTGCAAAATTTAATGTAACAAGAGAAAGAATAAGGCAGATAGAATCTAAAGCAATAAGAAGATTGAGACAATTAATGAAAAAAGAGAGAAAAGTTTAA